From a region of the Chitinophaga caseinilytica genome:
- a CDS encoding TlpA disulfide reductase family protein, protein MKKICLLAAMAASLHSFAAIPPTTYIQGVTDAKDPKTMYLFRAEDGAMAQVATVKTSAAGTFAFAVADPEEGFYYVSDNANVNNLSHRIYLKGASTIEMDIKGSKAAVRGGSKENQALAAWQNVYDDIAIPSWSGIQYRGTYEDFFPVFESFIPKFEAFRKSMKSSGNKRFDELMRYLVVNDVDAAAVNFLFMPRTKHPKQEDYPAYYRQIVQPGKYADTRVLQLGDGLRRMNAYAMYRLMGTGVKPGKDDMMKGLENDTLKGFFLVNGLGGYRDQSTLIEAMKPYQHLLVTDSLKARYKRAEMGLASFAKGAKSFNFSYPDINSKTVTMESLKGKVVLIDTWATWCGPCKAEIPHLKKLEEELQGNTDIQIVSISVDVEKDKQKWEDFVKKEQLGGIQLFAGGWKEFTDYYRITGIPRFLVFDKQGAIVTVDAPRPSTPELKQLLLATANAK, encoded by the coding sequence ACCTCTTCCGCGCGGAAGACGGCGCCATGGCACAGGTGGCTACCGTGAAAACCTCCGCCGCAGGAACTTTCGCTTTCGCCGTAGCCGATCCGGAAGAAGGGTTTTATTACGTGTCGGACAACGCGAACGTAAACAACCTCAGTCATCGCATTTACCTGAAAGGCGCGTCCACCATCGAGATGGACATTAAAGGATCGAAAGCCGCCGTGCGCGGGGGCTCCAAAGAAAATCAGGCCCTCGCGGCCTGGCAAAATGTGTACGACGATATCGCCATCCCATCCTGGAGCGGCATCCAGTACCGCGGCACTTATGAAGATTTCTTCCCCGTCTTCGAATCCTTCATCCCGAAGTTCGAAGCTTTCCGCAAATCCATGAAAAGCAGCGGCAACAAGCGGTTCGATGAGCTGATGCGCTACCTCGTGGTGAATGACGTAGACGCAGCGGCGGTCAACTTCCTCTTCATGCCCCGCACCAAACATCCGAAACAGGAAGATTATCCTGCCTACTACCGCCAGATCGTTCAACCCGGGAAATATGCGGATACCCGCGTGCTCCAGCTGGGCGACGGCCTCCGCCGGATGAACGCCTACGCCATGTACCGCCTTATGGGAACGGGCGTAAAACCAGGCAAGGATGACATGATGAAAGGACTGGAGAACGATACGCTGAAAGGATTTTTCCTCGTAAACGGCCTCGGCGGTTACCGCGACCAGTCTACGCTCATCGAAGCCATGAAGCCTTATCAGCACCTGCTGGTTACCGACTCGCTGAAAGCGCGGTACAAGCGTGCGGAAATGGGATTGGCCTCCTTTGCGAAAGGCGCCAAATCCTTCAACTTCTCCTATCCCGACATTAACAGTAAAACCGTGACCATGGAAAGCCTGAAAGGCAAAGTGGTATTGATAGACACCTGGGCTACCTGGTGCGGCCCCTGCAAGGCGGAAATCCCGCATCTGAAAAAACTCGAAGAAGAACTGCAGGGTAATACCGACATCCAGATCGTGAGCATTTCGGTGGATGTGGAAAAGGACAAGCAGAAATGGGAAGATTTCGTGAAGAAGGAACAGCTCGGCGGCATTCAACTGTTTGCCGGCGGCTGGAAAGAGTTCACCGATTATTACAGGATCACCGGCATCCCCCGGTTCCTCGTGTTCGATAAACAAGGCGCTATCGTAACGGTAGACGCGCCGCGCCCTTCGACACCCGAGCTCAAACAGTTACTGCTGGCTACGGCCAACGCAAAATAG